The Novosphingobium sp. Gsoil 351 genome contains the following window.
GGCAAGCGCGCCAAAGGCCGCCGTCCCGAATACTTCGACGACCCCGCCGTCGACCGCCTGGTGTCGATGGTCCTTGCGCTGGTCGGCGAGGTATCGGTGCTGCGCGAGCGGCTCGACACGGTCGAGCGCCTGCTCGACGCCAAGGGTACGATCGCGCGCGAGGATATCGAGCGCTACGCGCCCGATCGCGCCGCGGGCGAGGAACGCGGGCTGGCGACCAAGGCCTACATCGCGCGGGTCATGCGCGGCCTTCAGCAAGAGCTGGAAGCGATGCAGAACCCCGATCCGCCGATCATGGAATGGGTCGAGCGGTTGGCGAAGGAATAGCGCGCCTACTTCAGCAACTGGTTCATCTCGATCAGCACGCCGTCGGGATCGAAGAAGTTGCAGCCCTTGACCCGGATCGGCGGCGCGCCGTCGCGGCCGGGATATTCCTGCATCCGCGGTTCCGCGGTCGGCGTCACCCCCGGCACCGTCTTCGCCGCGGCGCAGCGCCCGTCGACGTCGTCGGTGTTCATTACGATCACCACTCCGCCCGGCCCCATCCGCCGGGGATACGGTCCCGGATCGGCCAGCGGCGGAGCGATCCATTGCATCAGGCCGATCCAGCCGATGAACGGATCGTTGGCGTTGAGCAGCACCAGCCGCGCCTTCGCCCCCGGCACACCGGCGGGTAGCGCCACGCCCGAGGTTTCGACCACGGTATCGTAGTTGACCTTCATCCCGACCACGTCGCGATAAAGACGCAGGCTGTTCTCCATGTCGCGGACGATGATCGTCGTGCGGCGGACGTCGGTGGGCAGGCGCGCCGCGGGCGCGGCGACACCGGGCGAGGATGTCGCGGCTTGCGGGGGCGGCGCGGCGCCGGCGCAGGCCGACACGATCAGGGCCAGGACGGCAATGCGCTTCATCGGCTTTCCTCCACCGCGCCATCGGCGATCAATTGCGCGATCCGGGCCTCGTCGTAGCCCAGTCCCGCCAGCACCGTGCGGGCGTCGGCGCCGGGTGTCGGGAGCGCGGCGCCGCCGCCAGGGCGTTTGCCGCCCATCTCGAGCGGGATCGTCGGCAGGCGGGTTTCGCGCCCGTCGTCGAGCGTGACCGGCTCGAGGCCCCCAGCGGCCAGATGCGGGTCGTCGAACAGGTCTTCGGGCTTGCCGATGGGGGCGAACGGCATGCCGGTCCCGTCGAGCCGGGCGATCACCTCGGCGCGGGTCATCCCGGCGATCAGCGCGCGGATTGGCGGCAGGATGCGCTCTCGCGCCAGCACGCGGCTGTTGTTGGCGCGGATCGACTGGTCCGCCCAAAGCTCGTCGAGCCCGAACAGAGCGCAGAACTTTTCCCACAGCGCGTCGGTGACCACGCCGATGAACACCGGCTCGTCGCGGGTCTCGAATACGTCATAGATCGCCCAGGCGCTGACCCGGGCGGGCATCGGCGCAGCCGGCTTTCCGGTCACCGCGAACTGCGCCATGTGCTGGCCGACGAGATAGGCGGTGGTCTCGAACAGGCTGGCGACGACCTTCTGGCCGCGCCCGGTGCGGTGGCGCTCCTCGAGCGCGGCGAGGATCCCGATCGCGCCGAACATGCCGCCGGTGACGTCGATCACGCTGGCGCCCGCGCGCAAGGGCCGGCCCGGCGGTCCGGTCATATAGGCGAGGCCGCCCATCATCTGCGCGACCTCGTCGAGCGCGGTGCGCGCCTCGTAGGGACCGGGCAGGAACCCCTTCTCCGAGCAATAGACCAGCCGCGGATTGGCTTCGGCGAGCACCTCGTAGCCAAGCCCCAGGCGGTCGAGCGCGCCGGGGCGGAAGTTTTCGACCAGCACGTCCGCCGCGGCGCACAGATCGCGCGCCACCGTCAAACCTCCAGTCGACTTGAGGTCGAGGCAGATCGACGCTTTTCCGCGGTTGTACATCGGAAAATAGCCCGATCCGGAGCCGAGCAGGCGGCGGGTCTGATCGCCGCCGTTCGGTTCGACCCGGACGACTTGGGCGCCCAGCCCGGCGAGGATATGGCCGACCGTCGGCCCCATCACCATGTGGGTGAATTCGACCACCCTGATGCCGGCCAGAGGCGTAGGACTCGTCATCGGCTGGCCCTTTCCGCATAATCCAGCATCGGCCCAGCCTCGGGAGTAAATCCGTAGAGCGGCTCACCGGGCAGCGCCTCGGCGAGGATCACACGCACCGCGAGCAGCTTTTCCAGATCGATCCCCGTGTCATAGCCCATGGCGTTGAGCATCAGCACGAGGTCTTCGGTGACGATGTTGCCCGAGGCGCCCGGCGCGTAGGGACAGCCCCCCAGCCCGCCGAGCGAGGCATCGAGCGTGGTGATCCCCCTCGTCGAGCCCGGCCAGCGCGTTGGCGAGGCCCAGGCCACGGGTGTTGTGGAGGTGCAGCGTGGTCAGCTTTTCGCCGACCGCCCCGCGTACCGCGCGCACCAGCCGCCGGACCTGCGCCGGATCGGCGTAGCCGGTGGTGTCCGACAGGCTGAACTCGTCCGCTCCCGCCTCGGCGGCGGCGGCGGCGAGGCGAACCACCTGGGTCTCGGCCACCGCGCCTTCGATGGTGCAGCCGAACGCGGTCGACAGCCCGACGGCGAAGGGCTTGCCCGCAGCGTGGGCGATGGCCGCCGCCTCGCGGATCTCGGCGAGCATCGCCGGGTGATCCTTGCGCACGTTCTTGATCGAGTGGGTCTCGCTCATCGAGAACGGAATGCTCATCGCATCGACCCCGGCCTCGACGGCCCGCGCCGCGCCCCTGGCGTTGGGCACCAGCGTCACGACGTTGAGGCCGGGAATGGTTTTGGCGAAGGCGACCAGTTCCGCCGTATCGGCCATCTGCGGCAGCAGCGCGGGCGGAACGAAGCTGCCCACCTCGATCTCGCGCACCCCGGCCGCTGCCTCGGCGGCGATCCACGCTTTCTTCGCCTCGAGCGGCATCACCCGATCGATCGACTGCAACCCGTCGCGCGGGCCGACTTCGGAGACGAGGATGCGGGTCATCCGGCCCCGCCCTGAACCGCAGGAAGGAAGGCCAAACTCTGTGACTTTTGCGAGGCAAGCGGCGGATTTCCTGGGTCAAACGCGCTGCGCCGGGTGGCGGGGTGTGACCTTTCGAAGCGCGGACCGCGGGCCTGGCATCGGGTGCTCCGGCGATCGCCGATGCGACAAAGAAGCGGTTGTTCCTGCATTGCTCGAAAGGTCTCGCAGCGAAAGGGGAGTGTAGGAAAATGGAAAAGTGAAGCCCTCACCCCCGCGCACGCAAAGGCGACGGGGATGGATGGGCGCGAGGTGGCTCCGCTTCTCATGGATAGACCCACGGCCTGTTTGCGCGGTCCTGCGCCAGCCAGGCCTCGTAGGCTGGCCGCTGCTTGAGGGTCAGGGCGATGGCGTCGAGCCCTTCGACAAGCATGGCCTTGGCTTCGGCGTCGATCGAAAAGGTGTGACGCGTATCGCCGTCCATCACGACCTGTTCGGGCAGATCGACGGTGACCGTGCGCCCGGCCAGGCTCTCGACCGCGTCGCGATCCAGTTCGACCGGCAGCAGCCCGTTGCGGATGCAGTTGTTGCGAAAGATGGGCGCGAAGCTTGCCGCAACGATGCAAGCGATACCCCATTCCACAAGCGCCCACACCGCGTGCTCGCGGCTCGAGCCACAGCCGAAGTTGGCGCCGCCGAGCAGGATTTGGGCGCTTTTATAGGCGGGACGGTTGAGCACGAACGCCGGATCGGGCGTCCGCGCGTCGGCATCGAGGTACCGCCAAGGGGCGAACAGTCCGTCGGCCAGACCGGTGCGTCCGGTGCTCCGCATCTCGCGGCTGGGGATGATCGCGTCGGTATCGACGTTGTCGCGCAGCAGCGGCGCGGCGACCGAGGTGAGCGTGACGAACGGGTTCATGCCGCGACTGTCCCCGACGGGATTTGAGCGAGCAGCGGACGCGGATCGGCGATGCACCCGGCGATGGCGCTGGCGGCGACCGTCTCGGGGCTGGCGATATGGGTGCGGATGCCCGGACCCTGGCGGCCCTCGAAATTGCGGTTGGTCGAGGAGATCACCCGGCTCCCCGCCGCGAATCCCTCGCCGCCCGCATAAAAGCACAGCGAGCATCCGCTCATCCGCCATTCGAACCCGGCGGCCTCGAACACCTTGTCCAGCCCCTCGGCCTCGGCGGCGCGGCGCACCGCCATGCTACCCGGCACGACCAGCGCCTTGGCGATCGACGGGGCGATCCGCTTGCCGCGCAGGACGGCGGCGGCGCGGCGCAAGTCGGATAGCCGCGCGTTGGTGCAGCTGCCGATGAACGCGGCGTCGAGCGGGGTTCCGAGCAGGCGCGCGCCCGGCTCCAGCCCGATGTAGTCGTGAACGCGCGCCGGACCCCGCGGCACCGCCGCTTCGACCGGAACCGCGTGCTCGGGGCTGGTCCCCCAACTCACCATCGGCGCGATGGCCGCGGCATCCATCGCGATCTCCGCGTCGAATCTCGCGCCCGGATCGCTGGACAGCGTCGCCCAGTATCGATCGTCGAACCCTGCCGGAGCATGCCGCCGCCCGGCCAGGTACGCGAAAGTCTTGGCATCGGGCGCGATCAGCGCGGTCATCGCGCTGAACTCGGTCGCCATGTTGCACAGCGTCATCCGCGCTTCCATGTCGAGCGCGCCGACCGCCTCGCCCGCGAACTCGATCGCCCGGCCCGCGCCGCCGCCCGCGCCGTGCCGCGCGATCAGCGCCAGCGCCATGTCCTTGGCGGTGACCCCGGGCGCGAGCGTGCCATCGAACCTCACCCGCATCGTGCCCGGCCGCTCCAGCCGCAGCATCCCCGTGGCCATCGCATGCTCGGCCTCGCTGGTGCCGATCCCCCAGGCCAGCGCGCCGAACGCCCCTTGCGTGCACGTGTGGCTATCGGGCGCGACCAGGGTGACCCCTGGCAGCACGATCCCGAGTTCGGGCGAGATCACATGGACGATGCCCTGGTCGCGATCGCCGACATCGATCAGCGTGATCCCGGCGGCGCGGCAGGCCTCGCGGGTCTCGGTGATGAACGCCTGCCCGCCAGGCATCAGCGTCGCGTCTCCCCGCCCCGGGCGGGTATCCACGATATGGTCCATCACCGCGAACACCCGCGCGGGATCGGTCACCGCGCGCCCCGCCGCCGCCATGCTGTTCAGCGCCGCCGCGCCGGTGCGCTCATGCAGGAACACCCGGTCGATCGCCACGAGGTCCGCCCCGCCCGGTGTCCCGGCAACCCGGTGCGCGTCCCAAATCTTGGCGAAGAGAGTGCGGGGCAAGGTAATTGGAGCTGTCCCTGATTAGCCGCCGAAGCCCGGCCCGCCACCGAACGGGACTTGCCGTCCCTCGCTAGCCGCAGCCTGCATCTCGGCGTCGACGCCGCGCCAGTCCTTCGTCACGAAACGCTCCTGGATCGCGGTGCGCGTCTCCAGCATGCCGTTTCTGATCCAGTGCCAGGTGCGGCAGCGGTTCTGGCCGTCATCGGAGATCTGGATCTGTTCGTACAGATACAGCGTGGGGTCCCCGGTGCGCTGCCAATAGAGCATCATCGTGCGGTTGAATTCGTCGAGCGGAACTTCCGCCGCCCAGCCCTGGATGAGCTCGTTGTCCCACCAGATCCGGCCATCGCGGTAGGTTGCCGGAAAGTCGCGAATTTCGGTGCGGCCATCGGGCCAGCGATAGTGATTGGTCTGATGATACGGGAAATCGCCGCCGTCGGGCACCCGGCAGAGCAGGCGGCTGGCGTGCTCGTCGACCTTCTCGTTGGCGGCGTTGAAATAGCTGTAGACCCCGTCCCACACGCCCTCATGGCGTGCGAGCAGGGGCATTTCGCGGCGAATATCGGTCATCGGCCGTCTCCCGTTAGGCTGGTGAGGAACTGGTGATAGCGCGCGGCGGCACCGCCCGCGCGCAAGCGGGCGCGGGCGCGGCGGGCGATGGCCGCGGGATCGAGCGCAGCCGTATCGATGGGAATCGCGTGATCCTTGTCCGCGGCATACCACGGACGAAACAGCGCCTCGGACCGCGCCGCGCTCCACGCGCGCAGCAGATGCGCGCCGAAGCGGTCGGGCGCGAGATCGGGATAGAGCAACGCGGGGTCTCCGGCGGGGAGCGCGGGCCAGGCGATGTCCGCCGCGCCCAGCGCGGCGCGCGCAGCCTCGATCGTCGCGCCGATATCGGCGAAGTCGCTCGACAGCCCGTGACCGGGGACGTCGATGGCGACGTCGCCGGATTCCGGCTCGGCCAATTCCGCCGCCGGCGCGTGGAGTGTCATCCGGTTGGCGCCGCGCGTGCCTTTCCAGTGGACCAGCCCTTGGCCCACGGCGAGCCACCCTTCGCCGGCGTCCTCGCCCAGCTTCGGCGGGGCGCCCGCTGCGTGGTGGCGCAGGAAGGCAAGGCTCTGCGCCTCGTGCTCCGCAGGCTTGGCGACCGCCGCGGCGCGCCAGTTCGGCGGCATCGCGCCGATCCGGGCGATGTGCGACTGGAGCGGGTCGCCGGCGTAGGCGGTGATCAGGACGGGCGGGGAAACGGCGTCTGGCGGGGGAATGTCGCGCGGCGCGCGCAGCACCGCGCCATAGCCCGCGCGATAGGCGTCGCCCGCGTCGAGCATTTCCAGCACGGCGGCATGGACCCTGGCGGGATCGGCATGCGCACCCGGAAGGCGCGCCGCATCGCGCACGTCGAACCACGGGAAGACCCAGCTCTGCTCGAGCATCCGGTTCCACAGCCAGGTCAGATGCTCGCCATAGGCGGAGGGTCGAAAAGGCGGGAGATAGCTTTCGCCAAAGACGCGCATTTCGTCGGCGGTCCAGATCGCATAGCCGCCGATCGCCAGCCCGGTGAAACGCGCGGGGTGACGCTGCATCGCCGCGACGAGGATGATCCCGCCCGAATGGAAGCCATAGGCTGGGCACGTCTCGACACCGAGTGCGCCGAGGAATTCGTCGAGCGCATCGGCGAAATCGCCGATCTCGGGCTCGCCCGGCAGCGGATCGGACTGTCCGAACCCCGGAGAATCGGGCGCAACGCAGGTGAAGTGCGCGCTCCATTGGCCCATCAGCCGCTCGTATTCGGCGGAGCTGCGCGGGCTCTGGTGAACCATCAGCAGCAACGGCCCCGAACCGCTGCGGCGGTAGTGAACCTTGCGCCCGGTAGCGGGAATGGTGAGGACGTGGCGGGTGATCACGATTGCCAAGTTGTCCGGACAAATTTCACTCGACAAGCCACTACGCGGGATTATCATCGGGGTCAAAGCGGAATCGAGGGCTTGCAATGCAACTGATCGGCACGCGGATGATCAGCGACGGCAAGACCGCGCGCCAGTTGTTCGAGGAGGTGATGGCCAACCCGGCGCGCAGGAAGTTCGGGTTCGGCAGCAAGCTGGCGATCGTCAACGTCGATTTCCAGCAGGCCTATACCCGGATCGACAAGTTCGCGACCGCTTACGAGACCGATCCGCGACAGATCGAATACGTCAACACGGTCAGCCGGCTGGCGCGCGAACGCGGCATGCCGGTGGTGTGGACCCACGTCGCCTACAAGGCCGACGCGGGCGATGCCGGGGTCTGGGGCACGCGGACCGATACCCCCGACAGCTTGCAGAACATCAAGGTCGACAGCGAGCGTCACGCTTACGACGAGCGCTGCGAGATTCACCCCGACGACCTGCAATACACCAAGCGCATGCCGTCCGCGTTCTTCGAGACCCCGCTGGCGAGCTATCTGGTGTGGCACAAGGTCGATACCGTGGTGGTCACCGGCGGCAGCACGTCGGGCTGCGTGCGCGCCACCGCGGTCGATGCGCTGAGCCATGGCTATCGCACGATCGTCCCGATCGAGACCTGCGCCGACAAGCACGAGAGCTATCACTTCGCCAACCTCACCGATCTCCAGCTCAAGTACGCGGATGTCGAGCCCGTCCAGACGGTGATCGATTGGCTGCAAGCGCGGTGATGGAACCCGGCCCGCACATCCCGAGCGAAATCGAGGGATCTCGCGCGACGCGTCTCGACTTCGCTCGACACGAGCGGGGGAGGGACGATCCGGCATGAATGAGGGTGCCGCCGATCCCGGCCTCTACGCCTACGCGCCCTATCGCGGCCGGCCCCGGATCGTCTGGCCCGGCGGCAAGAGCGTGGCCGTGTGGGTCGCGCCCAACCTGGAATACTACGAGATCGACCCGCCCGCGCACCCCCAGCGCAAGGCCTGGGCGCGCCCGCATCCGGACGTGGTCGGCTATGCGCACCGCGATCATTCCAACCGCGTCTCGCACTGGCGGATGGCCGAGGTCATGTCGAAGCACGGCTTTCCCGGCTCGGTCAGCCTCTCGGTAGCGCTGTGCCAGCACCATCCCGAGGTCGTGGCCGACGCCAACGCGCGGGGCTGGGAGTTCTTCAGCCACGGCATTTACAACACCCGCTACGCGTATGGGATGGACGAGGCCCAGGAACGCAGCATCATCGAGGACTCGATCCGCACGGTCGAGGACGCGACCGGCCAGCGCATCCGCGGCTGGCTCGCCCCGGCGCTGACCCACACCCCGCGTACGCTCGACCTGATCGCCGACTACGGTCTCGACTACACCTGCGACCTCTATCACGACGACCAGGTCCAGGAGGTGAAAGTCGCCAAGGGCCGGCTCGCCTCGATCCCCTACAGCCTCGAGGTCAACGACCACTACGGCTTCTTCGTCTACAACATGAGCGGTCGCGAATACGCCGACACGCTGGTCCGCCAGTACGAGCGGCTGGCCGCGGAGGGGGAGCAGTCCGGCACGGTGATGTGCATTCCCTTGCACGCCTACCTGATCGGCCAGCCGCACCGGATCGGGCCGTTCGAGGAGGCGCTGCGCCACATTGCGGCGGACGGCCGCGCCTGGATCGCGCGCGCGGGCGAGATCGTCGATGCGTGGCGGGCACAGCAGCCATGACCCTCGACCCCGCCTATCTCGAATACCCCAAACGCCGCGAGGGCTACGACCACGATCTCTACCCGTGGTCGAACCTCCACCACCGCCCGCCCGTCACCTGGCCCCGGGGTTCGGTCGCGGTGTGGGTCTGCGTCAGCCTCGAGTGGTTCCCGATCACCCCCGCCGACGCCCCGTTCCGCGCGCCGGGGCACATGCAGACCGCCTATCCCGACTACCGCCACTACACCGCGCGCGATTACGGCAACCGGATCGGCGCGTGGCGCTTTCTCGACGCCTTCGCCCGGGCGGGCGTGACCGCCAGCTTCGCCACCAACGCCGCGGTCGCCGAACGCTATCCCGAACTGCTGCGCGCCGTGCTCGACGGCGGGCACGAGGTCGTCGCCCATTCGACCGACATGAACGGCACGATCGACAGCACGCTGGCCGAGGCCGACGAGCGCGCGCTGATCGGCGACGCCGTGGCCCGCCTCAAGGCCTGCGGGGTCGAACCCACCGGCTGGCTCTCGCTCGCCCGCTCGCAAAGCTGGCGCACGCTCGACCTGCTGCACGAAGCGGGGCTGACCTACTGCTGCGACTGGGTAAACGACGAGCTGCCCTATCGTTTTACGAATGGCCTCATCGACCTCCCGCTCAACCACGAACTGTCCGACCGCCAGATGATCGCGGTCCAGCAGCAATCCGCCGACGTGTGGGCGCAGAGCCTGGAGGACGCGTTCGACTGGCTGGCCGCCGAAGCCGCGCGGGAAGGCGGGGGACGGA
Protein-coding sequences here:
- a CDS encoding DUF3598 domain-containing protein, whose translation is MTDIRREMPLLARHEGVWDGVYSYFNAANEKVDEHASRLLCRVPDGGDFPYHQTNHYRWPDGRTEIRDFPATYRDGRIWWDNELIQGWAAEVPLDEFNRTMMLYWQRTGDPTLYLYEQIQISDDGQNRCRTWHWIRNGMLETRTAIQERFVTKDWRGVDAEMQAAASEGRQVPFGGGPGFGG
- a CDS encoding polysaccharide deacetylase family protein — its product is MTLDPAYLEYPKRREGYDHDLYPWSNLHHRPPVTWPRGSVAVWVCVSLEWFPITPADAPFRAPGHMQTAYPDYRHYTARDYGNRIGAWRFLDAFARAGVTASFATNAAVAERYPELLRAVLDGGHEVVAHSTDMNGTIDSTLAEADERALIGDAVARLKACGVEPTGWLSLARSQSWRTLDLLHEAGLTYCCDWVNDELPYRFTNGLIDLPLNHELSDRQMIAVQQQSADVWAQSLEDAFDWLAAEAAREGGGRMLPIHVTPYIMGLPYRIAAFERLLERLTARPEAWFARADEIVASWAAQA
- a CDS encoding polysaccharide deacetylase family protein, with the translated sequence MNEGAADPGLYAYAPYRGRPRIVWPGGKSVAVWVAPNLEYYEIDPPAHPQRKAWARPHPDVVGYAHRDHSNRVSHWRMAEVMSKHGFPGSVSLSVALCQHHPEVVADANARGWEFFSHGIYNTRYAYGMDEAQERSIIEDSIRTVEDATGQRIRGWLAPALTHTPRTLDLIADYGLDYTCDLYHDDQVQEVKVAKGRLASIPYSLEVNDHYGFFVYNMSGREYADTLVRQYERLAAEGEQSGTVMCIPLHAYLIGQPHRIGPFEEALRHIAADGRAWIARAGEIVDAWRAQQP
- a CDS encoding isochorismatase family protein, translating into MQLIGTRMISDGKTARQLFEEVMANPARRKFGFGSKLAIVNVDFQQAYTRIDKFATAYETDPRQIEYVNTVSRLARERGMPVVWTHVAYKADAGDAGVWGTRTDTPDSLQNIKVDSERHAYDERCEIHPDDLQYTKRMPSAFFETPLASYLVWHKVDTVVVTGGSTSGCVRATAVDALSHGYRTIVPIETCADKHESYHFANLTDLQLKYADVEPVQTVIDWLQAR
- a CDS encoding 3-isopropylmalate dehydratase large subunit, yielding MPRTLFAKIWDAHRVAGTPGGADLVAIDRVFLHERTGAAALNSMAAAGRAVTDPARVFAVMDHIVDTRPGRGDATLMPGGQAFITETREACRAAGITLIDVGDRDQGIVHVISPELGIVLPGVTLVAPDSHTCTQGAFGALAWGIGTSEAEHAMATGMLRLERPGTMRVRFDGTLAPGVTAKDMALALIARHGAGGGAGRAIEFAGEAVGALDMEARMTLCNMATEFSAMTALIAPDAKTFAYLAGRRHAPAGFDDRYWATLSSDPGARFDAEIAMDAAAIAPMVSWGTSPEHAVPVEAAVPRGPARVHDYIGLEPGARLLGTPLDAAFIGSCTNARLSDLRRAAAVLRGKRIAPSIAKALVVPGSMAVRRAAEAEGLDKVFEAAGFEWRMSGCSLCFYAGGEGFAAGSRVISSTNRNFEGRQGPGIRTHIASPETVAASAIAGCIADPRPLLAQIPSGTVAA
- a CDS encoding alpha/beta fold hydrolase; translation: MITRHVLTIPATGRKVHYRRSGSGPLLLMVHQSPRSSAEYERLMGQWSAHFTCVAPDSPGFGQSDPLPGEPEIGDFADALDEFLGALGVETCPAYGFHSGGIILVAAMQRHPARFTGLAIGGYAIWTADEMRVFGESYLPPFRPSAYGEHLTWLWNRMLEQSWVFPWFDVRDAARLPGAHADPARVHAAVLEMLDAGDAYRAGYGAVLRAPRDIPPPDAVSPPVLITAYAGDPLQSHIARIGAMPPNWRAAAVAKPAEHEAQSLAFLRHHAAGAPPKLGEDAGEGWLAVGQGLVHWKGTRGANRMTLHAPAAELAEPESGDVAIDVPGHGLSSDFADIGATIEAARAALGAADIAWPALPAGDPALLYPDLAPDRFGAHLLRAWSAARSEALFRPWYAADKDHAIPIDTAALDPAAIARRARARLRAGGAAARYHQFLTSLTGDGR
- the leuD gene encoding 3-isopropylmalate dehydratase small subunit, with the protein product MNPFVTLTSVAAPLLRDNVDTDAIIPSREMRSTGRTGLADGLFAPWRYLDADARTPDPAFVLNRPAYKSAQILLGGANFGCGSSREHAVWALVEWGIACIVAASFAPIFRNNCIRNGLLPVELDRDAVESLAGRTVTVDLPEQVVMDGDTRHTFSIDAEAKAMLVEGLDAIALTLKQRPAYEAWLAQDRANRPWVYP
- a CDS encoding hydroxymethylglutaryl-CoA lyase; the protein is MTRILVSEVGPRDGLQSIDRVMPLEAKKAWIAAEAAAGVREIEVGSFVPPALLPQMADTAELVAFAKTIPGLNVVTLVPNARGAARAVEAGVDAMSIPFSMSETHSIKNVRKDHPAMLAEIREAAAIAHAAGKPFAVGLSTAFGCTIEGAVAETQVVRLAAAAAEAGADEFSLSDTTGYADPAQVRRLVRAVRGAVGEKLTTLHLHNTRGLGLANALAGLDEGDHHARCLARRAGGLSLRAGRLGQHRHRRPRADAQRHGL
- a CDS encoding VOC family protein; translation: MKRIAVLALIVSACAGAAPPPQAATSSPGVAAPAARLPTDVRRTTIIVRDMENSLRLYRDVVGMKVNYDTVVETSGVALPAGVPGAKARLVLLNANDPFIGWIGLMQWIAPPLADPGPYPRRMGPGGVVIVMNTDDVDGRCAAAKTVPGVTPTAEPRMQEYPGRDGAPPIRVKGCNFFDPDGVLIEMNQLLK
- a CDS encoding CaiB/BaiF CoA-transferase family protein, with product MTSPTPLAGIRVVEFTHMVMGPTVGHILAGLGAQVVRVEPNGGDQTRRLLGSGSGYFPMYNRGKASICLDLKSTGGLTVARDLCAAADVLVENFRPGALDRLGLGYEVLAEANPRLVYCSEKGFLPGPYEARTALDEVAQMMGGLAYMTGPPGRPLRAGASVIDVTGGMFGAIGILAALEERHRTGRGQKVVASLFETTAYLVGQHMAQFAVTGKPAAPMPARVSAWAIYDVFETRDEPVFIGVVTDALWEKFCALFGLDELWADQSIRANNSRVLARERILPPIRALIAGMTRAEVIARLDGTGMPFAPIGKPEDLFDDPHLAAGGLEPVTLDDGRETRLPTIPLEMGGKRPGGGAALPTPGADARTVLAGLGYDEARIAQLIADGAVEESR